In a genomic window of Pelecanus crispus isolate bPelCri1 chromosome 1, bPelCri1.pri, whole genome shotgun sequence:
- the PICK1 gene encoding PRKCA-binding protein yields the protein MFADLDYDIEEDKLGIPTVPGTVTLKKDSQNLIGISIGGGAQYCPCLYIVQVFDNTPAALDGTVAAGDEITGVNGKSVKGKTKVEVAKMIQMVKGEVTIHYNKLQADPKQGKSLDIVLKKVKHRLVENMSSGTADALGLSRAILCNDGLVKRLEELERTAELYKGLTEHTKSLLRAFFELSQTHRAFGDVFSVIGVREPQPAASEAFVKFADAHRNIEKFGIHLLKTIKPMLTDLNTYLNKAIPDTRLTIKKYLDVKFEYLSYCLKVKEMDDEEYSCIALGEPLYRVSTGNYEYRLILRCRQEARTRFAKMRKDVLEKIELLDQKHVQDIVFQLQRFVSTMSKYYDDCYAVLRDADVFPIEVDLARTTLNYGQKDTYTDGAEEEEGGSEREGSGKEDANGEKLIDDA from the exons ATGTTTGCAGATTTGGACTATGATATTGAGGAAGATAAGCT GGGGATCCCCACTGTACCTGGGACAGTGACCCTGAAGAAGGACTCTCAGAACCTGATTGGAATCAGCATTGGGGGAGGAGCACAGTACTGCCCCTGTCTTTACATTGTCCAG GTATTTGATAACACTCCAGCAGCCTTAGACGGCACCGTAGCAGCTGGTGATGAAATCACAGGAGTGAATGGGAAGTCTGTCAAAGGGAAGACCAAGGTGGAGGTGGCCAAGATGATACAGATGGTAAAG GGAGAAGTGACAATTCACTACAACAAGCTTCAGGCTGACCCAAAGCAGGGCAAGTCTTTGGATATCG TATTGAAGAAGGTAAAGCATCGACTGGTAGAGAACATGAGCTCAGGGACAGCAGATGCCCTGGGGTTAAGCCGAGCCATACTTTGCAATG ATGGACTAGTGAAGAGGTtagaggagctggagaggacTGCAGAGTTATACAAAG GCTTGACAGAGCACACCAAGAGTCTTCTCAGGGCTTTTTTTGAGCTATCCCAGACACACAGAG CATTTGGAGACGTTTTCTCTGTCATTGGTGTACGGGAGCCGCAACCAGCTGCCAGTGAAGCCTTTGTGAAATTTGCTGATGCCCATCGCAACATTGAGAAGTTTGGGATTCACCTTCTGAAAACAATTAAGCCG ATGCTTACTGACTTGAATACGTATCTGAATAAagccattcctgacacaaggcTGACTATCAAAAAATACCTGGATGTCAAGTTTGAATATTTG TCTTACTGCCTGAAAGTCAAAGAGATGGATGATGAAGAGTACAGCTGCATT GCTCTGGGTGAACCCCTCTACCGGGTCAGCACTGGGAACTATGAATACCGCCTTATCCTACGTTGCCGGCAGGAGGCTCGCACACGCTTTGCCAAGATGAGGAAGGATGTGCTAGAGAAAATAGAACTCCTGGACCAGAAACACG TGCAAGACATCGTGTTCCAGCTCCAGCGTTTTGTATCCACGATGTCCAAGTACTACGACGACTGCTATGCCGTGCTCCGAGATGCAGATGTCTTTCCGATTGAGGTGGACCTTGCCCGCACTACTCTCAACTATGGGCAGAAGGACACATACACGGATGgggcagaagaagaagaaggaggaagcgAGAGAGAGGGTAGCGGGAAGGAGGACGCAAATGGTGAAAAGCTCATTGATGATGCCTGA